Proteins from one Synechococcales cyanobacterium CNB genomic window:
- the ispG gene encoding flavodoxin-dependent (E)-4-hydroxy-3-methylbut-2-enyl-diphosphate synthase, which translates to MTPRRPTRPVYVGDSRTGIVQIGGGLPDWAGRATAPAPVSVQTMTAGYTHDVDACVAEIDRLHAAGADIVRVAVPEKKDTAALPEILARTSVPIVADVHFHFQRALEAVEAGVHKIRLNPGNINERAQVVEVIRACKTAGVPIRVGVNEGSIVERRDKQKRLKELGAVFSEQKHGYLLAIMVTKLEEYLDVFYEEDFRDIVISAKSMDAALTIDAYTEISRRFDHPLHLGVTHAGPRETGCIRSVVALGTLLANGVGDTIRISYASDHVGEVEDGLELLYALGLRERKGAELIACPTCGRIQVDLFTLVQEVRRTLTARVELPIKVAVMGCVVNGPGEAEGADVAVFAGDRRGIIYVQGERVANLPEGEILPRLLDECLRFQERVRRGEARLGEKKVSIVPPDPLGELGSGWEKMAAERVRSTPITIRTT; encoded by the coding sequence ATGACCCCGCGACGCCCAACCCGTCCTGTGTACGTCGGCGACAGCCGCACGGGCATCGTGCAGATCGGCGGCGGGCTTCCGGACTGGGCGGGTCGGGCGACCGCGCCCGCGCCGGTCTCCGTCCAGACCATGACGGCGGGGTACACGCACGACGTGGACGCCTGCGTGGCCGAGATCGACAGGCTGCACGCGGCCGGGGCGGACATCGTGCGGGTCGCGGTGCCGGAGAAGAAGGACACGGCTGCGCTGCCGGAGATTCTCGCGCGGACCTCGGTGCCGATCGTGGCGGACGTGCATTTCCATTTTCAGCGGGCGTTGGAGGCGGTCGAGGCCGGCGTGCACAAGATCCGGCTGAACCCCGGGAACATCAACGAGCGTGCGCAGGTGGTGGAGGTGATCCGGGCGTGCAAGACCGCGGGCGTCCCGATCCGGGTGGGCGTGAACGAAGGCTCGATCGTTGAGCGTCGCGACAAACAGAAGCGACTGAAGGAACTCGGTGCGGTCTTCAGCGAGCAGAAGCACGGGTACCTGCTTGCCATCATGGTGACGAAGCTCGAGGAGTACCTCGACGTCTTCTACGAGGAGGACTTCCGCGACATCGTGATCAGCGCCAAGAGCATGGATGCGGCGTTGACCATCGACGCGTACACGGAGATTTCGCGCAGGTTCGACCATCCGCTGCACCTGGGCGTGACGCACGCGGGGCCGCGCGAGACCGGGTGCATCCGCTCGGTGGTCGCGCTGGGCACGCTGCTGGCGAACGGCGTGGGGGACACGATCCGCATCTCGTATGCCTCGGACCACGTGGGCGAGGTGGAGGATGGGCTGGAACTGCTCTACGCGCTGGGGCTCCGCGAGCGCAAGGGTGCGGAGCTGATCGCCTGCCCGACGTGCGGGCGCATCCAGGTGGACCTGTTCACGCTGGTTCAGGAGGTTCGGCGGACGCTGACGGCGCGCGTGGAACTGCCGATCAAGGTGGCGGTGATGGGATGCGTGGTGAACGGGCCTGGCGAGGCGGAGGGGGCGGACGTGGCGGTCTTCGCAGGGGACCGGCGGGGCATCATCTACGTGCAGGGCGAGCGGGTGGCGAACTTGCCGGAAGGGGAGATTCTGCCCCGGCTGCTCGATGAGTGCCTGCGGTTCCAGGAACGAGTGCGGCGGGGTGAGGCGCGACTGGGAGAAAAGAAGGTCAGCATCGTGCCGCCGGATCCGCTGGGGGAACTCGGAAGCGGGTGGGAGAAGATGGCGGCGGAGCGAGTGCGCTCGACACCCATTACGATCCGGACGACGTGA
- the ileS gene encoding isoleucine--tRNA ligase, whose protein sequence is MPAGVTPMGPRGPVVLSACPAPYHAPSVRPPLPRATPMTGSTTPDAKPGYRQTLNLPQTAFAMKANLVQNEPESIRRWTAMGLYRRLRERAAAEGRRRWHFHDGPPYANGSLHLGHILNKSLKDFVVRSRSMMGLDVPYVPGWDCHGLPIEHQVMTSLVESGKSAKLAELDDDRRKIAVRRDCRAHAERFIKLQSGQMVRLLTLADYERPYLTMDPAFEGATLEVLADLVEQGLVYRALKPVHWSIANETALAEAELEYEDRVDPSIYVDFEAEDGAAVFKAFGLATPAAGSVGFMIWTTTPWTLPANLAIAVHPRFEYALVEVDGRTTVTAAALVERVTKAAKAKSVRTLATATGERLLGLRYRRPIEAAIPGVTPAVYTIVPAEYVTLDDGTGLVHTAPGHGAEDFATGRREGLPVYCPVRHDGTYDETVPDWLRGVDIWKANDLITANLRTNARLFHMERITHSYPHDWRSKTPVIFRCTEQWFVGVDVPTRREGRTLRQLALDATAASVAFVPEWGRNRMRGMLESRPDWCISRQRSWGLPIPAFFLEDGSALLTAASVRAVAKLVREKGSDAWFTSGPAELLRHYDAASDPDAPESVRRDPAALRTARKGPDILDVWFESGSTWNGVMREREGRDAVPVELYLEGSDQHRGWFQSSLLAALGATGGPPYKAILTHGFMVDKDGRKLSKSKGHSVEDLFKLYGADVVRWWASSLAYEQDMKTDDEFFRLAGESYRKVRNTLRFMLSNLYDFTAERAKAAGTPDPLGLDAWALSEYGDVERRVIAAYERYDFRTAHLAVYDFCNDSLSAVYLAAVKDRLYCDKPDSARRRSTQAALWRITDGLCRLVAPILCHTADEAWRALHGAGAGDAEKCVHLETFGGTAEGELACDPRWARVMAAREAALAVVERAKAELGVDNPLDAGVTLPDPDGDLAAFDARDLADLLGVSRVSLDPKARAPIVHDLRSEPRCERSWKRDGTVRQRSDGGMLSDRDAEAVGVS, encoded by the coding sequence ATGCCCGCGGGTGTGACCCCCATGGGTCCGCGTGGACCCGTGGTGTTGTCTGCGTGCCCCGCCCCATACCATGCTCCCTCTGTCCGTCCCCCACTCCCGCGAGCGACGCCCATGACCGGATCGACCACGCCCGACGCCAAGCCCGGCTATCGCCAGACGCTGAACCTGCCGCAGACGGCCTTTGCGATGAAGGCGAACCTGGTGCAGAACGAGCCTGAGTCCATCCGTCGTTGGACGGCGATGGGGCTGTACCGCCGGTTGCGCGAGCGTGCGGCGGCCGAGGGGCGGCGTCGCTGGCACTTCCACGACGGCCCTCCCTATGCGAACGGTTCGCTGCACCTCGGGCACATCCTGAACAAGTCGCTCAAGGATTTCGTGGTGCGGTCGCGCTCCATGATGGGGCTGGACGTGCCGTACGTACCGGGGTGGGACTGCCACGGGCTGCCGATCGAGCACCAGGTGATGACGAGCCTGGTGGAGAGCGGCAAGTCGGCGAAGCTGGCGGAACTAGACGACGACCGTCGCAAGATCGCGGTGCGTCGCGACTGCCGGGCGCACGCCGAGAGGTTCATCAAGCTCCAGTCCGGGCAGATGGTGCGGCTGCTGACTCTGGCGGATTACGAGCGGCCGTACCTGACGATGGACCCGGCGTTCGAGGGGGCGACGCTGGAGGTGCTGGCGGACCTGGTGGAGCAGGGGCTGGTGTACCGCGCGCTGAAGCCGGTGCACTGGAGCATCGCCAACGAGACCGCGCTGGCGGAGGCGGAACTCGAGTACGAGGACCGGGTGGACCCGTCGATCTACGTGGACTTCGAGGCGGAGGACGGCGCGGCTGTCTTCAAGGCGTTCGGGCTTGCGACGCCCGCGGCGGGTTCGGTCGGGTTCATGATCTGGACGACCACGCCCTGGACGCTGCCGGCGAACCTGGCGATCGCGGTGCATCCTCGGTTCGAGTATGCGCTGGTGGAGGTGGACGGGCGGACGACGGTGACCGCGGCCGCGCTCGTCGAGCGGGTGACGAAGGCAGCGAAGGCGAAGAGCGTGCGCACGCTGGCGACGGCGACTGGCGAGAGGCTGCTCGGCCTGCGCTACAGGCGCCCGATCGAGGCCGCGATTCCGGGTGTCACGCCCGCCGTGTACACCATCGTCCCGGCCGAGTACGTGACGCTCGATGACGGCACGGGCCTCGTCCACACGGCCCCCGGGCACGGGGCGGAGGACTTCGCCACCGGCAGGCGCGAGGGGCTGCCCGTCTACTGCCCCGTGCGGCACGACGGGACGTACGACGAGACCGTGCCCGACTGGCTGCGCGGCGTTGATATCTGGAAGGCGAACGACCTCATCACCGCGAATCTGCGCACGAACGCGCGCCTGTTCCACATGGAACGGATCACACACTCGTATCCGCACGACTGGCGGAGCAAGACGCCGGTCATCTTCCGGTGCACGGAGCAGTGGTTCGTGGGCGTGGACGTGCCGACGCGCCGCGAGGGTCGCACGCTGCGCCAACTCGCGCTGGACGCGACTGCGGCGTCGGTGGCGTTCGTCCCCGAGTGGGGCCGCAACCGGATGCGGGGGATGCTCGAATCGCGTCCGGACTGGTGCATCAGCCGACAGCGATCGTGGGGTCTGCCGATCCCGGCGTTCTTCCTCGAGGACGGCTCGGCGCTGCTGACGGCGGCGAGCGTGCGTGCCGTGGCGAAACTGGTGCGTGAGAAGGGGAGCGACGCGTGGTTCACGAGCGGGCCGGCGGAGTTGCTGCGCCATTACGACGCGGCGAGCGATCCCGATGCGCCGGAGTCCGTGCGGCGTGACCCGGCCGCGCTGCGCACGGCGCGCAAGGGGCCGGACATCCTGGACGTGTGGTTCGAGTCCGGCTCGACGTGGAACGGGGTGATGCGGGAGCGTGAGGGGCGCGACGCGGTGCCGGTGGAGTTGTATCTCGAAGGGTCGGACCAGCACCGGGGCTGGTTCCAGTCGTCGCTGCTGGCCGCGCTGGGGGCGACGGGCGGTCCGCCGTACAAGGCGATCCTGACGCACGGTTTCATGGTGGACAAGGACGGTCGGAAGCTGAGCAAGAGCAAGGGGCACAGCGTCGAGGACCTGTTCAAGTTGTACGGGGCGGACGTGGTGCGGTGGTGGGCGTCGTCGCTGGCGTACGAGCAGGACATGAAGACGGACGACGAGTTCTTCCGGCTCGCCGGGGAGAGTTATCGCAAGGTGCGGAACACGCTGCGTTTCATGCTGAGCAACCTGTATGACTTCACGGCGGAGCGGGCGAAGGCGGCCGGGACGCCGGACCCGCTCGGGCTGGACGCCTGGGCGCTGTCGGAATACGGCGACGTGGAGCGTCGCGTCATCGCGGCTTATGAGCGGTACGACTTCCGCACGGCGCACCTGGCTGTCTACGACTTCTGCAACGACTCGCTGAGCGCGGTGTACCTAGCGGCGGTGAAGGATCGGCTTTACTGCGACAAGCCGGACTCGGCGAGGCGGCGATCGACGCAGGCCGCGCTGTGGCGGATCACGGATGGGTTATGCCGTCTGGTCGCGCCGATCCTGTGCCACACGGCGGACGAGGCGTGGCGCGCGTTGCACGGGGCGGGCGCCGGGGATGCGGAGAAGTGCGTGCATCTTGAGACGTTCGGGGGCACTGCTGAAGGGGAGTTGGCGTGCGATCCGCGGTGGGCGAGGGTGATGGCGGCACGCGAGGCCGCGCTCGCGGTCGTCGAGCGTGCCAAGGCCGAACTCGGCGTCGACAACCCGCTGGACGCCGGCGTGACGCTGCCCGATCCGGACGGCGATCTGGCGGCGTTCGACGCACGCGACCTGGCGGACCTGCTCGGTGTCAGCCGGGTATCGCTCGACCCGAAGGCGCGAGCGCCGATCGTGCATGACCTGCGGTCCGAGCCGAGATGCGAGCGGTCGTGGAAGAGGGACGGCACGGTGCGCCAGCGGAGCGATGGTGGGATGCTCTCGGACCGGGACGCGGAGGCGGTGGGCGTGTCCTGA